Proteins encoded within one genomic window of Tidjanibacter massiliensis:
- the folE gene encoding GTP cyclohydrolase I FolE, with translation MDKLYEREDIYDVRTVEELAGHYKRILELLGEDTSREGLLKTPERVAKAMAFLTKGYGEDPKEILLSAKFREDYRHMVVVKDIELYSMCEHHMLPFYGKAHVAYIPNGYITGLSKVARVVECFARRFQVQERLTVQIRDCIQEALDPMGVAVVIEAAHTCMQMRGIQKQNSVTTTSAFTGAFLKNQNTRQEFLQIISSNLR, from the coding sequence ATGGACAAACTGTACGAAAGGGAAGACATATACGACGTGCGGACGGTGGAGGAACTCGCCGGCCACTATAAACGGATACTCGAACTGTTGGGGGAAGATACTTCGCGAGAAGGGCTGCTGAAGACGCCCGAACGGGTGGCGAAAGCCATGGCCTTTCTTACGAAGGGGTACGGCGAAGACCCGAAGGAGATACTTCTTTCGGCCAAATTCAGGGAGGATTACCGCCACATGGTCGTCGTCAAGGATATCGAACTGTACTCCATGTGCGAACATCACATGCTGCCGTTTTACGGCAAGGCGCATGTGGCCTATATTCCCAACGGATACATTACGGGCCTCTCCAAGGTGGCACGGGTGGTGGAGTGTTTCGCCCGACGTTTTCAGGTGCAGGAGCGCCTGACGGTCCAGATTCGGGACTGTATCCAGGAGGCTTTGGACCCGATGGGCGTTGCGGTCGTCATCGAGGCGGCGCACACCTGCATGCAGATGCGCGGCATTCAGAAGCAGAACTCCGTGACGACTACTTCGGCGTTTACCGGGGCGTTCCTGAAGAATCAGAATACGCGGCAGGAGTTCCTGCAAATCATCAGCAGCAACTTGCGGTAG
- a CDS encoding outer membrane beta-barrel protein codes for MKRTVTKGVVLAALLAVFVLPVRAQHYIGARAGWGVGYGRFAPVSWYPMKWVWGTWSAGIQWKYYGKVRYIGAVAAELEFLQRAYQEQASLDSEDYTRRVYSTVNLPLIWHIHMNFSDNRLRVFLNAGIWASYNVGAYEWVKSGNTVTEGPYHMTLVKDNPLGYGLLGGIGLNVVMGKWELMLEGRYYFSYGDIMRNSAVYAGNPVRSPLDNISLSLGFFYRLGDKPHTPLPPPWYARIIAKREAKRAQQELEEMKKTEETAGIGEITEEETTAVVGETETAGTTGTEDAAVVPEEIITEEYGIDKTKQGSEADTEGHQ; via the coding sequence ATGAAGAGAACAGTCACAAAGGGAGTCGTATTGGCGGCACTGCTCGCAGTTTTCGTGCTGCCCGTGCGTGCGCAGCACTACATAGGCGCCCGGGCGGGATGGGGAGTCGGTTACGGCCGTTTCGCTCCCGTTTCGTGGTATCCCATGAAGTGGGTGTGGGGAACCTGGTCCGCCGGGATTCAATGGAAATATTACGGTAAGGTGAGGTACATAGGGGCTGTAGCGGCCGAACTCGAATTTCTGCAGCGGGCTTATCAGGAACAGGCGAGCCTCGACTCGGAGGATTATACCCGCCGTGTCTATAGCACTGTCAATCTGCCGTTGATATGGCATATCCACATGAATTTCAGTGATAACCGGCTGCGCGTCTTCCTGAATGCCGGCATATGGGCATCGTACAATGTCGGCGCATATGAGTGGGTGAAGAGCGGGAATACCGTTACGGAAGGGCCCTATCACATGACGCTCGTGAAAGATAACCCGCTCGGGTACGGACTTCTCGGCGGCATCGGTCTCAATGTCGTCATGGGCAAATGGGAACTGATGCTGGAGGGGCGTTACTATTTCAGTTACGGCGACATTATGCGCAACAGTGCCGTCTATGCGGGCAATCCGGTGCGTTCGCCGCTCGACAACATCAGCCTGTCGCTCGGATTCTTTTACCGTTTGGGCGACAAGCCGCATACCCCCCTGCCGCCGCCCTGGTATGCACGCATCATCGCCAAAAGGGAGGCCAAGCGTGCGCAGCAGGAGCTGGAGGAGATGAAGAAAACGGAGGAGACGGCCGGTATAGGAGAGATAACGGAAGAGGAGACGACCGCGGTTGTCGGGGAAACCGAGACGGCCGGAACAACCGGTACGGAGGATGCTGCGGTCGTTCCGGAAGAGATAATAACGGAAGAGTATGGAATCGACAAGACAAAGCAAGGTAGCGAAGCAGATACAGAAGGACATCAGTGA
- a CDS encoding FtsX-like permease family protein, giving the protein MGRISSLFARRYLSSRGSLSVINIISRVSIFAVGVPVAAMVILLSVFNGFDGLVKSMYGVFDPELVVVPAEGKVFDIASVDEEAFAEAGVESFSYLLEENVLLEYRGRQTTARLRGVDERYEGVVPVRETIAYGDYELRFGDMEQAVVGQGLAYDLGVKTALYDPLNVYAVRRGEYSSLLPIDGYRTAGLFPAGIFRLDAETDGTYVLSTLGFAQELLDYPGKASAIAVKAGGGRPESVRKKLAAGLGDDFRVMTRYEQKASMYRIMKLEKLGIFFISLLVLVIASFSIIGSLVMLIIDKRPDIGILFTMGADVGFVRRIFVKEGMLISGLGTAGGLAVGLAFALVQQHFGIIKIGAASFLVDAYPVVVRFWDIVAVAAAAFGVTWIINGLTVSRMIPKSSVRL; this is encoded by the coding sequence GTGGGCCGCATATCGTCGCTTTTCGCACGCAGATACCTCTCCTCGCGGGGTTCCCTTTCGGTGATAAACATCATATCGAGGGTGAGCATCTTCGCGGTGGGGGTACCGGTCGCGGCCATGGTCATCCTGCTCTCCGTGTTCAACGGATTCGACGGACTGGTGAAGAGCATGTACGGCGTTTTCGACCCGGAGCTTGTCGTGGTTCCCGCCGAAGGCAAGGTGTTCGACATTGCCTCTGTGGATGAAGAGGCGTTCGCTGAGGCGGGTGTTGAATCTTTCTCCTACCTGTTGGAGGAGAATGTGCTGCTGGAGTACCGCGGTCGGCAGACCACGGCCCGGCTGCGCGGCGTGGACGAGCGTTACGAAGGGGTGGTTCCCGTACGGGAGACCATTGCGTACGGCGATTACGAACTGCGTTTCGGCGATATGGAACAGGCGGTGGTCGGGCAGGGGCTTGCTTACGACCTCGGGGTGAAGACCGCCCTGTACGACCCGCTGAACGTCTATGCGGTGCGGCGCGGCGAATATTCGTCGTTGCTTCCGATAGACGGTTACCGGACGGCAGGGCTCTTTCCCGCCGGTATCTTTCGGCTCGATGCGGAGACCGACGGGACGTATGTGCTCAGCACGCTCGGTTTCGCGCAGGAGTTGCTGGATTATCCGGGAAAGGCTTCGGCTATTGCGGTCAAGGCGGGAGGAGGCCGACCGGAGAGCGTCAGGAAAAAATTGGCGGCGGGGCTGGGCGACGATTTCAGGGTGATGACGCGTTACGAACAGAAAGCCTCCATGTACCGCATCATGAAGCTGGAGAAGCTGGGGATTTTCTTCATCAGCCTGCTGGTGCTGGTGATAGCCTCCTTTTCCATTATCGGTTCGCTCGTGATGCTTATCATCGACAAGAGGCCCGACATCGGGATACTGTTTACGATGGGGGCGGACGTCGGTTTCGTGAGGCGTATCTTCGTGAAGGAGGGCATGTTGATAAGCGGCCTCGGAACGGCGGGTGGTCTCGCCGTAGGGCTGGCTTTTGCGCTCGTGCAGCAGCATTTCGGTATCATCAAGATAGGGGCTGCGTCGTTTCTGGTCGATGCCTATCCGGTGGTCGTGCGGTTCTGGGACATCGTGGCCGTCGCGGCGGCGGCATTCGGCGTGACATGGATAATAAACGGATTAACGGTATCGAGAATGATACCCAAGTCGTCGGTAAGATTATGA
- a CDS encoding RNA methyltransferase: MKKIYAIGMLCVLAASCLSCRKQVERIEYLPNYHQVYLFQNKSSSDYVLFRIYSSGPGGRAEDGFFVGKGYKDDSYHDVYSFDGANPFYLLPDATENYTTISNGKVYVVQRPGDAGSVYDDAFWEEAHYRFVVTDKLFENGTPL; this comes from the coding sequence ATGAAAAAAATATATGCGATAGGTATGTTATGCGTATTGGCAGCAAGCTGCCTTTCATGTCGCAAACAGGTAGAGCGAATCGAATATTTACCGAACTATCATCAGGTGTATCTGTTTCAGAACAAGAGTTCCAGCGACTATGTTCTGTTCCGGATTTACTCTTCTGGGCCGGGCGGTAGGGCTGAAGACGGTTTTTTCGTGGGGAAAGGCTATAAGGATGATTCCTATCACGATGTTTACTCGTTCGACGGTGCGAATCCGTTCTACCTGCTGCCGGATGCGACCGAGAACTATACGACCATATCCAACGGCAAGGTATATGTCGTCCAGCGTCCCGGCGATGCGGGAAGCGTGTACGACGATGCGTTTTGGGAAGAAGCGCATTATCGGTTCGTCGTAACGGATAAACTGTTCGAGAACGGAACGCCTTTATAG
- a CDS encoding DUF4296 domain-containing protein yields MDNKRINGIENDTQVVGKIMKALVYRLCAVLACVAALFASCRGYKQIPEETLADIFKDMYVLNAYMERNNMNLRFDSVDIYGPLIGKYGYTAEDFRQTITDATKRKSFRLTDIVEAAIAKLEAEQAAVTERVRVLDLIDSMAYAVSRREVFRDSLITIRSLADSAALTLRVPLEEGAGKVDITYYYLIDSLDGNKNLTNRHALLTDDSLVRSSSTLRMLSGRRIKHNVVLSGGEDVTELAVKFGNYPEKPKRMHLTIDSLVVVYQPPLEEARRVLSHEYGYRLMIDDREYEEYYAPKADSRALRVPSPLVVAQCDSLVVE; encoded by the coding sequence ATGGATAATAAACGGATTAACGGTATCGAGAATGATACCCAAGTCGTCGGTAAGATTATGAAGGCATTGGTTTACAGGTTATGTGCGGTGCTCGCGTGCGTCGCTGCACTGTTCGCTTCCTGCAGGGGATACAAACAGATACCGGAGGAGACGCTCGCCGATATCTTCAAGGACATGTATGTCCTGAATGCCTATATGGAACGGAATAATATGAATCTGCGGTTCGACAGCGTAGACATCTATGGTCCCCTGATAGGCAAGTACGGCTACACGGCCGAGGACTTCCGGCAGACGATAACGGATGCCACGAAGCGGAAGAGTTTCCGGCTGACGGACATCGTGGAGGCGGCGATAGCGAAACTCGAGGCCGAACAGGCGGCCGTAACCGAACGGGTGCGTGTTCTCGACCTTATCGACAGCATGGCGTATGCCGTGAGCCGCCGCGAGGTGTTCCGCGACTCGCTTATCACCATCCGGAGCCTGGCCGATTCGGCGGCGCTCACCTTGCGGGTGCCGTTGGAAGAGGGTGCCGGCAAGGTCGATATAACCTACTATTATCTTATCGATTCGCTCGACGGAAACAAGAATCTGACCAACCGCCATGCCTTGTTGACGGACGACAGCCTTGTCCGGTCGAGTTCTACGCTGCGCATGCTGAGCGGGAGGCGCATAAAACACAATGTCGTGCTCTCCGGAGGGGAGGACGTAACGGAGCTCGCCGTGAAGTTCGGCAACTATCCCGAGAAACCGAAGCGAATGCACCTTACGATAGATTCGCTGGTGGTCGTTTACCAGCCGCCGCTCGAAGAGGCCCGCAGGGTGCTGTCGCATGAATACGGTTATCGGTTGATGATAGACGACAGGGAATATGAAGAATATTACGCTCCGAAGGCGGATAGCCGCGCATTACGTGTACCATCGCCGCTCGTTGTTGCGCAATGCGATAGTCTCGTGGTCGAGTGA
- a CDS encoding amidohydrolase family protein, with amino-acid sequence MKNITLRRRIAAHYVYHRRSLLRNAIVSWSSDGRVAGVEVPGNVDACAGVEFYNGILVPDFVNAHCHLELSYLKGAIPQGGGFTAFARGMGEVRGLKGPEERQLAAAEADRRMWRQGIGGVGDVCNGDSSFAVKADSPVDYLSFLELFGLGASSARGLEPLVRRAEACGLPCTVTPHATYSLQDAAFRSAVASGTGPLSVHFMESPAERELFEGRGELAAWYAQRGTAIDFAEYGSPAMRITASVPPGRDILLVHNCCVTQEDVERIEAHFTGRVTWVLCPCSNRYISRLSPPVGLLRGKGVRIAVGTDSLASNTALDMVAELRALGDVPLEELLAWATGNGAQALGMEERLGGFEAGSRSGAVLLSGLDWGNMRLTEDSRAERLL; translated from the coding sequence ATGAAGAATATTACGCTCCGAAGGCGGATAGCCGCGCATTACGTGTACCATCGCCGCTCGTTGTTGCGCAATGCGATAGTCTCGTGGTCGAGTGACGGCCGGGTAGCGGGGGTGGAGGTTCCCGGGAATGTGGATGCCTGTGCCGGAGTCGAATTCTATAACGGCATCCTTGTCCCCGATTTCGTCAATGCGCATTGCCATCTGGAACTCTCCTATTTGAAGGGAGCCATTCCGCAGGGGGGAGGGTTTACCGCTTTCGCCCGCGGCATGGGAGAGGTGCGCGGCCTGAAAGGGCCGGAGGAGCGGCAATTGGCCGCTGCAGAGGCCGACCGGCGGATGTGGCGTCAGGGGATTGGCGGGGTAGGCGATGTCTGCAACGGCGATTCCTCCTTTGCCGTCAAGGCGGACAGTCCGGTGGACTATCTGAGTTTTCTCGAACTTTTCGGATTGGGCGCTTCGTCGGCACGGGGGCTGGAGCCGCTCGTACGGCGTGCGGAGGCCTGCGGGCTGCCTTGTACGGTCACCCCCCATGCTACCTATTCCCTGCAGGATGCGGCGTTCCGTTCGGCCGTGGCATCGGGTACCGGGCCGCTTTCCGTACACTTTATGGAGAGTCCTGCGGAGCGTGAACTGTTCGAAGGGCGCGGCGAACTGGCTGCGTGGTATGCGCAGCGCGGGACGGCGATAGATTTCGCCGAGTACGGTTCGCCGGCGATGCGCATTACGGCTTCGGTACCGCCCGGGCGGGATATACTTCTCGTACATAACTGTTGCGTGACGCAGGAGGATGTGGAACGGATAGAAGCCCATTTCACCGGACGAGTGACGTGGGTGTTGTGTCCCTGCTCGAACCGTTACATATCGCGGCTCTCGCCGCCCGTCGGACTGTTGCGTGGCAAGGGGGTGCGGATAGCTGTCGGAACCGATTCGCTGGCGTCGAATACGGCGCTGGACATGGTGGCCGAGCTGCGGGCGCTGGGCGACGTGCCGCTCGAAGAGCTGCTCGCTTGGGCTACCGGGAACGGAGCGCAGGCGCTGGGCATGGAGGAGCGGCTGGGCGGATTCGAGGCCGGTTCCCGGTCGGGTGCGGTGTTGCTGAGCGGCCTGGACTGGGGGAATATGAGACTTACGGAGGATTCGCGGGCGGAACGGCTTTTATAG
- a CDS encoding transketolase family protein — protein MDNTITNRAADNIRILSAAMVEKAKSGHPGGAMGGADFINILYSEFLNYDPDKLDYPFRDRFFLDPGHMSPMLYSVLALAGIMPAEELQHFRQWGSHTPGHPEADLAHAIENTSGPLGQGHAMALGAAIAERFLVARFGEWMAHKTYVYISDGGIQEEVAQGVGRMAGLLGLGNYIMYYDANNVQLSTTVEEVMNEDIAGKYRAWGWNVISIDGHNPDQIREALTAAGRETERPTLIIGRTVMGKGARGANGESFENKVSTHGQPLSAAGADIAATISNLGGNPDDPFAIFPQSRKLYEARAKELRNWVAWMKEEEAKWRRESPELAGKLDSFLSGKLPEIDFDAIDPGKDVATRAASAKVLGVFAEKIGNMIVASADLSNSDKTDGFLKKTKAFAKGDFSGQFLQMGVSEFTMACIMNGMALHGGVIPACGTFFVFSDYMKPAIRLSALMRLHVVYIWTHDSFRVGEDGPTHQPIEQEAQIRLMEHVHNHRGERSMVVLRPADGQETVAAWKFAIEEQRPVALILSRQNIKDLPGDRKKEAKKLHKGAYVVADVAKPDVLLIADGSEVSTLADAAQLLAEEGISARIISVPSEGLFRDQGTAYVREILTPGVPRYGLTSGLSVNLRTLVGDDGFIHGLNHFGYSAPYKVLDEKFGYNGPSVAVEVKEFLKSLQ, from the coding sequence ATGGACAACACAATCACCAACAGGGCGGCGGACAACATCAGGATACTGTCTGCGGCAATGGTCGAAAAGGCAAAATCGGGACATCCGGGCGGAGCCATGGGAGGCGCCGACTTCATCAACATCCTCTATTCGGAGTTCCTGAACTATGACCCCGACAAACTCGATTATCCATTCCGCGACCGTTTCTTCCTCGACCCGGGGCACATGTCGCCGATGCTCTATTCGGTCCTCGCACTGGCCGGCATCATGCCTGCCGAAGAGTTGCAGCACTTCCGCCAGTGGGGAAGCCATACCCCCGGACACCCGGAGGCAGACCTCGCACACGCGATAGAGAACACCTCCGGCCCGCTCGGACAAGGACATGCGATGGCGCTCGGCGCTGCCATTGCCGAACGCTTCCTCGTCGCACGGTTCGGTGAATGGATGGCCCACAAGACATACGTATACATCTCCGACGGCGGTATCCAGGAGGAGGTGGCACAGGGCGTAGGCCGCATGGCCGGATTGCTCGGACTCGGCAACTACATCATGTATTACGATGCCAACAACGTCCAGCTCTCAACCACTGTCGAGGAGGTCATGAACGAGGACATCGCAGGCAAATACCGTGCATGGGGCTGGAACGTCATCAGCATAGACGGTCACAACCCCGACCAAATACGCGAAGCGCTGACTGCAGCGGGCAGGGAGACCGAACGCCCCACCCTCATCATCGGCAGGACCGTCATGGGGAAAGGGGCCCGCGGAGCGAACGGCGAAAGTTTCGAGAACAAGGTATCGACCCACGGACAGCCTCTCTCGGCTGCCGGTGCAGACATCGCCGCAACCATCAGCAACCTCGGCGGCAATCCCGACGACCCGTTCGCCATCTTCCCGCAGAGCCGCAAACTGTACGAGGCACGTGCGAAAGAGCTGCGCAACTGGGTGGCCTGGATGAAGGAAGAGGAGGCCAAATGGCGCCGTGAAAGTCCTGAACTCGCCGGAAAGCTCGATTCCTTCCTCAGCGGCAAACTCCCCGAGATAGATTTCGATGCGATAGACCCCGGCAAGGACGTCGCTACGCGGGCGGCATCCGCCAAGGTGCTGGGCGTATTCGCGGAAAAGATAGGCAACATGATAGTCGCCTCGGCCGACCTCAGCAACTCGGACAAGACGGACGGCTTCCTCAAAAAGACGAAAGCCTTCGCCAAAGGCGACTTCTCCGGACAGTTCCTCCAGATGGGCGTCAGCGAGTTCACCATGGCCTGCATCATGAACGGTATGGCCCTGCACGGCGGCGTAATTCCCGCATGCGGTACCTTCTTCGTCTTCTCCGACTACATGAAACCGGCCATCCGCCTGTCGGCCCTCATGAGGCTGCACGTCGTCTATATCTGGACGCACGACTCGTTCCGCGTCGGTGAGGACGGCCCCACGCACCAGCCCATCGAACAGGAGGCACAGATAAGGCTCATGGAGCACGTCCACAACCACCGGGGCGAACGGTCGATGGTCGTACTGCGTCCCGCCGACGGCCAGGAGACGGTCGCCGCATGGAAATTCGCCATCGAGGAGCAGCGCCCCGTAGCGCTCATCCTCTCGCGCCAGAACATCAAAGACCTGCCCGGCGACCGCAAAAAAGAGGCGAAAAAACTGCACAAGGGGGCTTACGTGGTAGCCGATGTCGCAAAACCCGACGTGCTCTTGATAGCAGACGGTTCGGAAGTCTCCACACTGGCCGACGCCGCACAGCTCCTGGCAGAGGAGGGTATTTCGGCGAGAATCATATCCGTTCCCTCGGAGGGACTGTTCCGCGACCAGGGTACGGCGTATGTCCGCGAGATACTGACGCCGGGAGTACCGCGCTACGGCCTCACCTCGGGGCTCTCCGTAAACCTGCGTACCCTTGTGGGCGACGACGGGTTCATACACGGTCTCAACCATTTCGGATACTCCGCACCGTACAAGGTACTCGACGAGAAGTTCGGCTACAACGGCCCCAGCGTAGCGGTAGAGGTGAAAGAGTTCCTCAAGAGCCTCCAATAA
- the rbfA gene encoding 30S ribosome-binding factor RbfA: MESTRQSKVAKQIQKDISDIFTKEAADLVRGVMVTVTSVRMSPDLGYAKIYLSIFPFERSAEIMNGINAGEWRIRKALGTRIRNQLKSVPELSFFLDDSLEYIENIDNLLK, translated from the coding sequence ATGGAATCGACAAGACAAAGCAAGGTAGCGAAGCAGATACAGAAGGACATCAGTGACATCTTCACCAAAGAGGCGGCCGACCTCGTGCGGGGCGTCATGGTGACGGTGACTTCGGTGCGCATGAGTCCCGATTTGGGATATGCGAAGATATACCTGAGCATTTTCCCGTTCGAGCGGAGTGCGGAGATAATGAACGGCATAAATGCCGGCGAATGGCGCATCCGCAAGGCGTTGGGGACGCGTATCCGCAACCAGCTCAAATCGGTGCCCGAGCTGTCGTTCTTCCTGGACGATTCGCTGGAGTATATCGAGAACATCGACAACCTTTTAAAGTAG
- a CDS encoding Ig-like domain-containing protein: MERGIPHGKTWLGIAALTLFSSAFFWRCANIGAPQGGPKDTIPPKVMGATPAFNTTNFTGTRIYITFDEYVQLKDQQKEFFTSPQLKKTPTLLVKGRGVQIDILDTLKPNTTYALNFGSSVCDNNEGNPLNGFRYVFSTGPEIDSMFMSGYTVDAYKKDSVKKTLIFFYDAADSAFLREPFLRLADPFRPDSLPAFDSTVFNVKPDAIARAENNGIFIAQNLKPIDYRVYAIEDTNGNLAYEPGVDKIGFLDGVFNPSDLPDFMAWYDTTRRYMTAEPQLFIRMFTDRQFKRQNLAEQKRPLQHKIELYFNAPYPQIDSLVLDGIDSSRIITEYVTPGRDTINLWLDVPGEELPDTITGRITYLKHDSLNQLVPNTDKLKLFWKYIETKEEERAREKEEKERERAEREGETYTPPEKPNPFKYNLSARGEINPEDNVTISFDYPLVEMDSSRISLVRFGEGEDMYRVRYELRRDSVDIRKWMLSAQWIPEQKYQLVIPDSVFLDVAGQRNDSIKADFSILSPDKFGTLTVNVKGQTDSSRYILQLLNDKNSVLQEKRDAVTGKYIFRYVNPGDVKLRVIDDVNGNGQWDTGDLILRKQPERVEIYIPESGNEMIAMKANWDIEITVDMADLFKPVDIMDIREQLRKQELLRAQRLIEERIKKAQQQQQQQNTQRSRNASGAFNPTGAFNTGNRMF, from the coding sequence ATGGAAAGAGGTATCCCGCACGGTAAGACATGGTTGGGAATAGCGGCTCTGACGTTGTTCAGTTCCGCGTTCTTTTGGCGTTGCGCCAACATAGGGGCTCCCCAGGGGGGGCCGAAAGACACCATTCCTCCCAAGGTGATGGGGGCTACGCCCGCTTTCAATACGACGAACTTCACGGGAACCCGTATCTACATCACGTTCGACGAGTACGTACAGCTCAAGGACCAGCAGAAAGAGTTTTTCACCTCCCCGCAGCTGAAAAAGACACCCACCCTCCTCGTCAAGGGGCGGGGAGTACAGATAGATATCCTCGATACGCTGAAACCCAATACCACCTATGCACTGAATTTCGGGAGCAGTGTCTGCGACAACAACGAAGGGAATCCGCTCAACGGTTTCCGTTACGTCTTCTCCACCGGTCCGGAGATAGACTCCATGTTCATGTCGGGATATACGGTCGATGCCTACAAGAAGGACAGTGTCAAGAAGACGCTCATCTTCTTCTACGATGCGGCCGATTCGGCTTTCCTGCGCGAGCCTTTCCTGCGGCTTGCCGACCCTTTCCGGCCCGATTCGCTGCCGGCGTTCGATTCGACCGTATTCAATGTCAAACCCGACGCTATCGCGAGGGCCGAGAACAACGGTATCTTTATCGCCCAGAACCTGAAACCGATAGATTATCGGGTATATGCCATCGAGGATACCAACGGCAATCTCGCCTATGAACCGGGTGTGGACAAGATAGGGTTTCTCGACGGTGTATTCAACCCCTCCGACCTGCCTGATTTCATGGCATGGTACGATACGACGCGCCGCTATATGACCGCCGAGCCGCAGCTTTTCATCCGCATGTTCACCGACCGGCAGTTCAAACGGCAGAACCTGGCCGAACAGAAGCGGCCCCTCCAGCATAAGATAGAGCTCTATTTCAACGCCCCCTATCCGCAGATAGATTCGCTGGTACTGGACGGCATCGACTCCTCGCGTATCATAACGGAGTATGTCACTCCCGGCCGGGATACCATCAACCTGTGGCTCGACGTTCCGGGGGAGGAGCTGCCCGATACCATTACCGGACGGATTACCTACCTCAAGCACGACAGCCTCAATCAGCTCGTACCGAATACCGACAAGCTGAAACTGTTCTGGAAATACATCGAAACGAAAGAGGAGGAGCGTGCCAGAGAGAAGGAGGAGAAGGAACGCGAACGGGCCGAACGCGAGGGAGAGACCTATACGCCGCCCGAAAAGCCCAATCCGTTCAAGTACAACCTCAGCGCCCGCGGGGAGATAAATCCCGAGGACAACGTGACGATAAGTTTCGATTATCCGCTCGTGGAGATGGACAGCAGCCGTATCTCGCTCGTGCGTTTCGGTGAGGGAGAGGATATGTACCGGGTGAGGTACGAACTGCGGCGCGATTCGGTGGATATCCGCAAGTGGATGCTTTCGGCCCAGTGGATTCCGGAGCAGAAATATCAGCTCGTCATCCCCGACAGCGTCTTCCTCGACGTGGCCGGACAGCGTAACGACTCGATAAAGGCCGATTTCTCGATACTGTCGCCCGACAAGTTCGGCACGCTGACGGTGAACGTGAAGGGGCAGACCGACTCCAGCCGGTATATTCTTCAGCTGTTGAACGACAAGAATTCCGTCCTGCAGGAGAAGCGGGATGCCGTGACGGGCAAATACATCTTCCGCTACGTGAATCCGGGTGACGTGAAGCTGCGCGTCATAGACGATGTGAACGGTAACGGACAGTGGGATACGGGCGACCTGATTCTCCGCAAACAGCCGGAGCGGGTGGAGATATACATTCCCGAATCGGGAAACGAAATGATAGCCATGAAGGCCAACTGGGACATAGAGATAACGGTGGATATGGCCGACCTGTTCAAACCGGTGGACATCATGGATATACGCGAACAGTTGCGCAAGCAGGAACTGCTGCGTGCCCAGCGCCTTATCGAGGAACGTATCAAGAAGGCCCAGCAGCAGCAACAACAGCAGAATACGCAGCGCAGCCGAAATGCCAGCGGTGCTTTCAACCCCACTGGGGCGTTCAATACCGGCAACAGGATGTTCTAA